In Acaryochloris thomasi RCC1774, a genomic segment contains:
- a CDS encoding TerC family protein gives MVDQVIEISPQAGFDAILVIVILIALEAVLSADNAIALAALVKGLEGPDLQRRALNLGLIAAFGMRMALIFTATWVIKFWQFELLGAGYLLWLAIDYFRSNDGEDDSHHGPRFESLWQAIPMIAVTDLAFSLDSVTTAIALSDNRWLVVAGGVIGIITLRFMAELFIRWLEIYPRLQDAGYVTVALVGLRLLVKVFNDSLVPPQWVMVVAIATIFAWGFSKREPDDSDPLSTSAPDEEPEASELPTLISELSERTREEPQAVNE, from the coding sequence CGATTTTAGTCATCGTAATCCTGATTGCTCTTGAGGCGGTGCTATCGGCGGACAATGCAATTGCACTGGCTGCACTTGTGAAGGGACTGGAGGGACCCGATCTGCAGCGTCGCGCGCTCAACTTGGGTCTGATCGCAGCCTTCGGTATGCGGATGGCGCTCATTTTCACAGCCACCTGGGTCATTAAGTTCTGGCAGTTTGAGCTGTTAGGGGCAGGCTATCTTCTCTGGCTTGCGATTGACTACTTCCGCTCAAATGATGGCGAAGATGATTCACATCATGGTCCTCGGTTTGAGTCCCTGTGGCAGGCCATTCCAATGATTGCAGTTACGGACCTTGCTTTTTCTTTAGATAGCGTTACGACAGCAATTGCGCTTTCTGACAATCGCTGGTTAGTGGTCGCTGGGGGCGTAATTGGCATTATCACGCTGCGTTTCATGGCAGAGCTGTTCATTCGCTGGCTCGAAATTTATCCTCGCCTACAGGATGCGGGTTATGTCACGGTCGCCCTAGTGGGCCTCAGATTATTAGTAAAGGTCTTCAATGATAGTTTGGTGCCGCCGCAGTGGGTCATGGTCGTTGCGATCGCAACCATCTTCGCCTGGGGATTTTCCAAACGTGAACCCGATGACTCCGATCCTTTATCTACATCAGCACCAGACGAAGAACCTGAGGCTTCCGAGCTACCCACCCTAATCTCTGAACTAAGTGAGCGAACGCGAGAAGAACCTCAGGCCGTCAACGAGTAA
- the ndk gene encoding nucleoside-diphosphate kinase yields MERTFLAVKPDGVQRSLVGEIISRYEAKGFTLVGLKLMQVSRELAEQHYGEHKERPFFPGLVDFITSGPVVAMVWEGKGVVAAARKVIGSTNPLESDPGTIRGDFGVDIGRNIIHGSDAVETAQREIDLWFKSEELAAWEPTLTQWIYE; encoded by the coding sequence GTGGAAAGAACATTTTTAGCTGTCAAACCTGATGGCGTACAGCGAAGCTTGGTAGGCGAAATTATCAGCCGCTACGAAGCGAAGGGGTTTACCCTAGTGGGGCTGAAACTGATGCAGGTGAGCCGAGAACTGGCAGAACAGCATTACGGAGAGCATAAGGAAAGGCCCTTTTTCCCTGGACTGGTAGACTTCATTACCTCTGGTCCAGTGGTGGCAATGGTTTGGGAAGGTAAAGGGGTCGTCGCTGCTGCTCGTAAGGTGATTGGATCTACGAATCCTCTTGAGTCGGATCCAGGAACTATTCGCGGCGATTTTGGTGTGGATATTGGCCGCAATATTATCCACGGATCTGATGCGGTGGAAACGGCCCAGCGTGAGATTGACCTATGGTTCAAGTCTGAGGAGTTGGCAGCTTGGGAACCTACTTTGACCCAGTGGATTTACGAGTAG
- a CDS encoding pyridoxal phosphate-dependent decarboxylase family protein, protein MNGYDHSFRSSTDLDRAVALLRQIPPDPDDLPETLPEMGVGENRTLDLLAPHVLGGAAKLDASDAFAHMDPPTPWITWAMALWNARLNQNLLHQETAPFATEAEQRVIRWLTPFFGMGGGHMCSGSTISNLTALWAARDAGRVRRVIASKSAHLSIRKAALILGLPYEEIATNKHQQLDPKHLGNLTDACLVLTAGTTTTGMIDPLELAGRAAWTHIDAAWGGPLRLSPTYSHLLNGIEAADSVTISAHKWLFQPKDSALILFRNPEYVTPAISLSSGYLAEPNIGLQGSRGAAAIPLLATLIAWGRRGMVERIDRAMMLANHFAEKIADDEHFELWGMPRTGVTLFKPTLGTTQDFYASLPSGILSTCTVQGAHWLRSVAANPLADIDKILLAVRAVNFSHSS, encoded by the coding sequence ATGAATGGGTATGATCACAGCTTTAGATCCAGTACGGACTTAGACCGAGCCGTTGCTTTACTACGTCAGATCCCACCAGACCCAGATGATCTGCCAGAGACTCTTCCAGAGATGGGGGTAGGCGAGAACAGGACGCTTGATTTGCTCGCTCCTCACGTCTTGGGCGGTGCAGCAAAACTAGATGCATCAGATGCATTTGCCCATATGGATCCACCAACGCCTTGGATTACCTGGGCAATGGCCCTCTGGAATGCCCGGCTCAATCAGAATCTTCTCCATCAAGAAACAGCACCATTTGCGACTGAAGCTGAGCAGCGAGTGATCCGTTGGCTGACTCCGTTTTTTGGAATGGGTGGGGGTCACATGTGCTCTGGATCTACAATTTCCAACTTGACGGCACTGTGGGCAGCAAGAGATGCAGGAAGGGTTCGTCGAGTCATTGCCTCTAAATCTGCACACTTGAGCATTCGCAAAGCGGCCTTAATCTTGGGCTTACCCTATGAAGAAATTGCAACCAATAAGCATCAGCAACTTGACCCCAAGCACCTAGGCAATCTGACAGATGCTTGCTTAGTTCTCACAGCCGGGACAACCACCACCGGGATGATTGATCCATTAGAGCTTGCGGGTCGTGCCGCTTGGACCCATATTGATGCAGCTTGGGGCGGACCACTTCGTTTGAGTCCAACGTATTCCCACTTACTTAATGGAATCGAAGCAGCCGACTCAGTGACAATCTCTGCTCATAAGTGGCTTTTTCAACCGAAAGACTCGGCACTTATCCTTTTCCGTAACCCTGAATATGTCACGCCTGCAATCAGCCTCAGCAGTGGATACCTGGCTGAACCCAATATCGGGCTCCAAGGTTCACGAGGCGCTGCAGCAATACCTCTACTCGCAACCCTGATCGCTTGGGGCCGCAGAGGAATGGTCGAACGCATTGACCGAGCAATGATGCTCGCGAACCATTTTGCCGAGAAAATTGCTGATGATGAACACTTCGAGCTATGGGGCATGCCCAGGACTGGAGTGACCTTGTTTAAACCGACTCTGGGAACGACGCAAGATTTTTATGCGAGTCTGCCTTCTGGAATATTATCAACATGCACAGTTCAAGGCGCACATTGGCTACGTTCTGTCGCCGCGAACCCGCTAGCCGACATTGATAAAATCTTACTTGCCGTTCGAGCTGTAAATTTCAGTCATAGCTCTTAG
- a CDS encoding TRAP transporter large permease, translating into MFVAALVLLVLGYPVAFSLGGVAILFALLGSSLEVFDDVMSYVVPLGDRLELFDFNLLTAMPERIFGMMSNYTLLAIPYFIFMGSMLEKSGLAEKLLETIGILFGPLRGGLALAVIFVGAMLAATTGVVAASVVAMGLISLPIMLRYGYNKELATGVIVASGTLGQIIPPSVVLVVLGDQLGVSVGDLFLGALLPGLMISAAFALHVIVVSLIKPEVAPALPAEVRNVKGLDLAQRVVTVMIPPLVLILLVLGSIFFGVATPTEAGALGALGAVLLAWANGQFTAPKLVEVSDATLRITSMVMMILVGSTAFSLVFRGLDGDRFMFDLLLNVPGGQMGFLLVSMLTVFSLGFFIDFFEIAFIVIPLFVPVARSLDIDLIWYGVLLGVNLQTSFLTPPFGFALFYLRGVAPPEIKTSEIYRGAVPFILLQLFVLVLLVAFPGIVNILPSLAQR; encoded by the coding sequence ATGTTTGTCGCTGCTTTAGTGCTGCTCGTCCTAGGCTATCCCGTTGCCTTTTCTCTCGGAGGGGTTGCCATCTTATTTGCGCTGCTGGGCAGCAGTTTAGAAGTCTTCGACGATGTGATGTCCTACGTGGTGCCCCTAGGGGATCGGTTGGAGCTGTTTGACTTCAATTTGCTCACTGCCATGCCAGAGCGGATCTTTGGCATGATGTCCAATTACACTCTCTTGGCGATCCCCTACTTCATTTTTATGGGGTCGATGCTAGAGAAATCAGGATTGGCCGAAAAGCTCCTTGAAACCATCGGTATTTTGTTCGGACCGTTAAGAGGCGGTTTAGCCTTAGCCGTGATTTTTGTCGGAGCCATGCTGGCGGCCACCACGGGTGTCGTAGCCGCATCTGTGGTGGCAATGGGGCTGATCTCTCTGCCGATCATGCTGCGCTACGGCTATAACAAGGAGCTAGCGACCGGTGTGATTGTTGCTTCAGGGACTTTAGGACAAATTATTCCACCCAGCGTCGTGCTGGTGGTGCTGGGCGATCAGTTGGGGGTCTCGGTAGGGGATCTTTTTCTGGGGGCTTTACTGCCTGGGCTAATGATTTCTGCAGCCTTTGCGCTCCATGTAATTGTGGTGTCCCTTATAAAGCCTGAGGTGGCACCGGCCCTTCCCGCAGAGGTGCGTAATGTGAAGGGTCTGGACTTGGCTCAGCGAGTTGTGACGGTTATGATTCCGCCCCTCGTTTTGATTCTGCTGGTCTTGGGCAGTATCTTTTTTGGTGTTGCGACCCCCACTGAAGCGGGTGCCTTGGGCGCCCTAGGCGCCGTGCTATTGGCATGGGCCAACGGTCAGTTCACGGCTCCCAAGTTAGTAGAAGTCTCAGACGCTACGCTGCGGATTACCAGCATGGTGATGATGATTCTAGTGGGATCAACAGCCTTTAGTCTTGTTTTTCGAGGACTAGATGGCGATCGCTTTATGTTCGATCTGTTGCTCAATGTGCCGGGAGGGCAGATGGGCTTTTTGCTGGTTAGCATGCTGACAGTTTTTTCCCTAGGCTTTTTCATTGATTTCTTTGAAATTGCTTTCATTGTCATCCCGCTATTTGTCCCAGTGGCCCGATCTCTCGACATTGATTTGATCTGGTATGGCGTCTTGCTAGGCGTCAACCTGCAGACTTCATTTTTGACGCCACCCTTTGGATTCGCTCTCTTTTATCTGCGTGGTGTGGCTCCTCCAGAAATTAAAACATCAGAGATTTATCGGGGTGCCGTTCCCTTTATTCTTCTGCAGCTTTTTGTACTGGTGCTTTTGGTGGCTTTCCCCGGCATTGTAAATATCTTGCCGTCCCTTGCCCAACGCTAA
- a CDS encoding TRAP transporter small permease subunit gives MRKLLQLSRWIDRANDRVGYLVTLLVPLMLLLGVWNVVGRYVGRLVGQNLSSNAFIEGQWYIFSLIFLLGAAYTLRHNDHVRVDVLYSNRSPRQKAIVNLLGSLLFLIPFCLMVMGASWSSIMASWARGEISPDPGGLPRYPIKSAILICCTLLSLQGLSEAIKSWAILNRPNAEEPPHGD, from the coding sequence TTGCGCAAGCTACTGCAGCTATCCCGATGGATCGATCGGGCAAATGACCGTGTTGGTTATTTGGTCACTCTTCTAGTGCCCTTGATGCTCCTGTTGGGCGTCTGGAATGTGGTCGGTCGCTATGTTGGGCGATTGGTGGGACAGAACCTGAGTTCTAATGCCTTCATCGAAGGTCAATGGTATATCTTTTCCCTCATTTTTCTGTTGGGTGCAGCCTATACGCTGCGCCACAACGACCATGTCAGAGTCGATGTGCTCTACAGCAATAGATCTCCCCGCCAGAAAGCTATCGTAAACCTGTTGGGCAGCCTTCTCTTTTTGATCCCTTTTTGTCTGATGGTGATGGGAGCCTCTTGGAGCAGCATTATGGCCTCTTGGGCCAGAGGTGAAATCTCCCCTGATCCCGGCGGGCTGCCTCGCTATCCCATCAAGTCTGCAATTCTAATCTGCTGCACCCTGCTGAGCCTTCAGGGACTGTCTGAGGCAATTAAGAGCTGGGCTATTCTAAACCGCCCTAATGCAGAGGAGCCGCCGCATGGGGATTGA
- a CDS encoding tetratricopeptide repeat protein, translated as MKRLLLAAVMMLMIACGALAQIEDRKRLEQISQDLFTGKYEQVEPEARAYIEEYPESADGHRILGWIALKKDNHEEAKTFFNKAIELDPKNDNAYVGLGSIARQAGDLEQAIKYYDQALEVKSDNPEVYGSLVVINILQKEYDVAIANGEKALKYDFDDPTLYANLSVAYHYSGDEASRDKYYQLAESKGYPNAATLQQIFNGEIEL; from the coding sequence ATGAAACGACTCTTGTTAGCTGCCGTTATGATGCTGATGATTGCCTGTGGCGCTCTGGCGCAAATTGAGGATCGAAAGCGGTTGGAACAGATTTCTCAAGATCTGTTTACGGGGAAGTATGAGCAGGTAGAGCCGGAGGCTCGTGCCTATATCGAAGAGTATCCTGAGTCTGCTGATGGGCATCGCATTTTGGGCTGGATCGCCCTCAAGAAAGACAATCATGAGGAAGCTAAGACTTTCTTCAATAAGGCCATCGAACTTGATCCAAAGAACGATAATGCCTATGTCGGTTTAGGGTCTATCGCTCGCCAAGCAGGGGACCTGGAGCAGGCGATCAAGTATTACGATCAGGCACTAGAGGTTAAATCTGATAACCCAGAAGTCTATGGAAGTTTGGTGGTAATAAATATTTTGCAAAAGGAGTATGACGTTGCGATCGCAAATGGCGAAAAAGCCTTGAAGTATGACTTTGACGATCCGACTCTGTATGCAAATCTCTCAGTGGCTTACCACTACTCTGGCGACGAAGCCAGCCGCGACAAATACTATCAGCTTGCCGAAAGCAAGGGCTACCCCAACGCCGCAACGCTCCAGCAAATCTTTAACGGAGAAATTGAGCTATAG
- the mrdA gene encoding penicillin-binding protein 2: protein MLLQSPPRRPGSERVVGEGLRSFVFVGFVTVVLFGALGSRLGVLQLVQGERNRELANENRIRLIPKRPERGKIRDRKGRDLATSDFTYSVFVWPLVQGDSQWPRTLKILSNILQIPETEIQKPLEEAGENSPSLVRISQGLSFPQVVALEERSTELVGVEIDKEAIRFYPHGELAAQVLGYIGEINAEEYAEKKDQGYRLGDVIGKSGLESQYQETLHGVWGGQQVEVDGAGGIVRVLGQKPPQAGDSITLTLDLDVQKAAEQALGNRPGAVVALDPRDGSVRAMVSHPGFDPNWFVQGISSANWKTIQERKFPLVNRATRAFPPASTFKVITAVAGMESGKYAPNARLSTYASIHGVGSWNGAGFGVIGFRQALQWSSNTFFGQVAVKVGPDEMLKWSQRFGMGEKTGVDLPSESAGFIPTPTWKRKVFENDWYPADSVMVSIGQGAVQASPLQAAAMFAAIANDGYRVKPHFLRTDAPAESYRTSLDLKSSTLKTIQAGLRDVVTSGTGKALNVPTLPPSAGKSGTGEDPPRPTHTWFGGYAPFDKPELVVVAFGQNTGGGGGSTCGPIVRQVLEAYFKHNPVKKKT from the coding sequence ATGCTTTTGCAATCTCCACCCCGTCGCCCTGGCTCTGAACGTGTTGTTGGTGAGGGGCTACGTAGCTTTGTTTTTGTCGGTTTTGTGACCGTCGTTTTATTTGGTGCGCTTGGGTCCCGGCTGGGTGTTCTTCAGCTTGTGCAGGGAGAACGCAATCGTGAACTTGCCAATGAGAATCGGATCAGGCTGATTCCTAAGCGACCTGAGCGGGGTAAAATTCGCGATCGCAAAGGTCGAGACCTCGCCACCAGCGATTTCACCTACTCTGTGTTTGTCTGGCCCTTGGTGCAAGGCGACTCGCAGTGGCCGCGTACCCTTAAGATTCTTTCCAACATTTTGCAGATTCCAGAAACTGAGATTCAAAAGCCTCTCGAAGAAGCGGGCGAAAATTCCCCATCGTTGGTGCGCATTTCCCAAGGGTTAAGCTTTCCTCAGGTGGTTGCCCTTGAAGAGCGCAGCACCGAACTCGTGGGCGTTGAAATAGATAAGGAAGCCATTCGGTTCTATCCCCATGGAGAATTGGCCGCTCAGGTGCTGGGTTATATTGGCGAAATTAATGCTGAAGAATATGCGGAGAAAAAAGATCAGGGATATCGGCTAGGGGACGTGATTGGCAAGTCGGGTCTAGAATCGCAGTATCAAGAGACGTTGCACGGTGTCTGGGGTGGGCAACAGGTTGAAGTCGATGGTGCTGGCGGTATTGTCAGAGTCCTCGGACAAAAGCCGCCACAAGCTGGTGACAGTATCACCCTGACCCTGGATTTAGATGTCCAAAAGGCTGCAGAACAGGCGCTCGGAAATCGACCTGGTGCTGTGGTTGCCCTGGATCCACGAGATGGTTCAGTGCGGGCAATGGTGAGCCATCCGGGGTTTGATCCTAACTGGTTCGTGCAGGGAATTAGTTCAGCAAATTGGAAAACAATCCAGGAGCGCAAGTTCCCGCTGGTGAATCGCGCCACTCGAGCCTTCCCCCCAGCTAGCACCTTCAAGGTGATCACGGCTGTTGCTGGGATGGAGTCGGGTAAGTATGCGCCCAATGCACGGCTCTCAACCTACGCCTCTATCCACGGGGTTGGGTCTTGGAACGGGGCTGGGTTTGGCGTCATTGGTTTTCGTCAGGCATTGCAGTGGAGCAGTAACACTTTCTTTGGTCAAGTTGCGGTAAAGGTGGGGCCAGACGAAATGCTGAAGTGGTCCCAACGATTTGGGATGGGTGAAAAAACGGGGGTTGATTTACCCAGCGAGTCAGCCGGTTTTATCCCTACTCCCACCTGGAAGCGCAAGGTGTTTGAGAATGACTGGTATCCAGCTGATTCGGTGATGGTGTCTATTGGTCAAGGGGCGGTGCAGGCTAGTCCGCTTCAGGCTGCTGCGATGTTTGCTGCGATCGCAAATGATGGCTATCGGGTCAAACCCCATTTTCTTAGGACGGATGCACCGGCTGAGAGCTATCGAACGTCACTAGACCTCAAGTCCAGCACTCTAAAAACGATTCAAGCGGGGTTGCGCGATGTTGTGACTAGTGGGACTGGTAAGGCCCTGAATGTCCCAACGTTACCTCCCTCAGCAGGCAAGAGCGGGACGGGGGAGGATCCTCCCCGACCAACTCATACCTGGTTTGGTGGCTATGCCCCCTTCGATAAACCTGAGCTTGTGGTGGTGGCCTTTGGACAAAATACGGGGGGCGGAGGCGGCTCTACCTGTGGTCCCATTGTGCGTCAAGTGCTTGAAGCCTACTTTAAACACAATCCAGTTAAAAAGAAAACCTGA
- the glmM gene encoding phosphoglucosamine mutase encodes MVASTQVLKSGKDTGKSLSSRTETRAPLFGTDGIRGQAGRDLTPALALHVGFWAGRVLQQGTAGKHPFIIGQDSRNSSDMLAMALSAGLTAAGIDVWNLGLCPTPAVAYLTNATDALGGVMISASHNPPADNGIKFFGADGTKLSRTRQKEIESHLRISQIEQLSSMTPWGQHSHRPELTQKYTEALLNPIQENLKGLKVVLDLAWGAATLTAPDVFRSLQAEVICLHERPDGSRINVGCGSTHLDLLQAAVIENQADIGFAFDGDADRVLAVDAQGRVVDGDYILYLWGQQLRQQQQLPDNLIVATVMSNLGFERAWEAQGGTLIRSAVGDQYVHAEMVNTGAMLGGEQSGHILCPHYGIGGDGLLTALHLATIVKQTGGCLVSLLDDSFKTYPQRLENVCVEDRERRRHWEECQPLQTAIDRAISDMGDQGRVLVRASGTEPVIRVMVEASTQVLTNQWTEHLVTVVKEHLGD; translated from the coding sequence ATGGTTGCATCAACCCAGGTCTTGAAATCTGGCAAGGATACGGGTAAGTCTTTATCCTCTCGCACGGAAACCCGCGCGCCTCTTTTTGGAACAGACGGGATTCGAGGCCAAGCCGGTCGAGATCTAACGCCAGCGCTTGCCCTCCACGTTGGCTTTTGGGCTGGAAGAGTTCTGCAGCAGGGCACTGCAGGTAAGCATCCTTTCATCATTGGTCAAGACTCCCGCAACTCTAGCGACATGCTAGCGATGGCACTGTCAGCAGGCTTAACGGCTGCGGGTATCGACGTCTGGAACTTAGGGCTATGCCCAACTCCAGCGGTTGCCTACTTAACAAACGCAACAGACGCTCTTGGCGGCGTTATGATTTCTGCGAGCCACAATCCCCCAGCCGACAACGGCATTAAATTTTTCGGAGCAGACGGTACAAAGCTTTCAAGAACGCGACAGAAAGAGATCGAGTCTCATTTGCGGATCAGCCAAATTGAGCAGCTTTCTAGCATGACCCCTTGGGGACAGCACTCCCATCGGCCAGAGCTGACGCAGAAATATACTGAAGCCCTGCTCAATCCCATCCAAGAGAATCTCAAAGGCCTAAAAGTCGTATTAGACCTTGCTTGGGGAGCTGCAACTCTAACTGCGCCCGACGTTTTTCGTAGCCTACAGGCAGAAGTAATTTGCCTACATGAGCGACCAGATGGCAGCCGCATCAATGTGGGCTGTGGCTCCACCCACTTAGACCTGCTTCAGGCCGCTGTCATTGAAAACCAGGCCGATATTGGCTTTGCCTTCGATGGCGATGCAGATCGAGTCCTTGCCGTTGATGCCCAAGGGCGCGTCGTAGATGGCGACTACATTCTCTATCTTTGGGGGCAACAGCTCCGTCAGCAGCAGCAGCTTCCAGACAATCTGATTGTGGCAACCGTCATGTCTAACCTCGGCTTCGAGCGGGCCTGGGAAGCCCAAGGCGGCACTTTAATCCGATCTGCGGTGGGTGATCAGTACGTTCATGCCGAAATGGTGAATACAGGCGCCATGCTGGGCGGTGAACAGTCTGGTCATATTCTTTGCCCTCATTATGGGATTGGGGGAGATGGCTTACTAACGGCACTGCATTTAGCGACCATTGTTAAACAGACCGGTGGTTGCTTGGTCTCCCTTCTTGACGATAGCTTCAAGACCTATCCTCAGCGTCTAGAAAACGTCTGTGTCGAAGATCGAGAACGCCGGCGTCACTGGGAAGAGTGTCAGCCGCTCCAGACAGCCATTGATCGGGCCATCAGTGACATGGGAGATCAAGGACGTGTCTTGGTGCGAGCCTCCGGGACTGAGCCGGTCATTCGGGTGATGGTGGAAGCTTCGACCCAGGTATTGACAAACCAATGGACCGAGCATCTCGTCACTGTCGTCAAAGAGCATCTAGGTGATTAG
- a CDS encoding DUF502 domain-containing protein produces MDRRLKVLLGRFQQDLKTDLIAGLLVVIPLATTIWISVTTSVWVIRYLTRIPNRLNPFPDVNPFLLGLIDLSVGLVVPLLSILLIGLMARNFAGRWLFDWAERTLLVIPLVSNVYKTLKQIVETLLKDSPSKFRRVVLVEYPRKGLWAIAFVTGTITTPITAALPCPMVSLFIPTAPNPTTGWYSLVPEAEVIDIDLAVEDAFKLVISGGIVTPDWSKLVADPETNFQDSESTLAESRLNLKKLWTAGTGTQKQKKSVL; encoded by the coding sequence GTGGACAGGCGATTAAAAGTGCTCCTGGGGCGGTTCCAGCAGGATCTCAAAACGGACTTGATCGCAGGTTTGCTGGTGGTCATTCCCCTCGCGACAACGATCTGGATATCGGTGACCACCTCTGTTTGGGTCATTCGCTACCTGACGCGAATTCCGAACCGTCTTAATCCCTTCCCAGACGTTAATCCATTTTTGCTGGGCCTTATTGACCTGAGTGTAGGGCTCGTGGTGCCGCTGTTGAGTATTCTGCTCATCGGTTTGATGGCTCGAAATTTTGCGGGGCGATGGCTGTTTGACTGGGCTGAGCGAACGCTTTTAGTCATCCCGCTGGTTAGCAATGTCTACAAGACTCTTAAGCAAATTGTAGAGACGTTGCTTAAGGATTCACCCAGCAAATTTCGCCGCGTCGTATTGGTGGAATATCCTCGCAAAGGCTTGTGGGCAATCGCATTTGTGACTGGGACGATTACAACCCCGATTACCGCAGCGCTGCCTTGTCCGATGGTCAGTCTATTTATTCCGACTGCTCCTAACCCCACCACAGGCTGGTATTCCCTAGTGCCCGAGGCGGAAGTTATTGATATCGATTTAGCGGTCGAGGATGCCTTTAAGCTAGTTATCTCTGGTGGTATTGTCACCCCCGACTGGTCAAAGTTAGTGGCTGACCCCGAAACGAATTTTCAGGATAGCGAATCGACCCTTGCGGAATCTCGTCTCAATTTAAAGAAGCTCTGGACTGCAGGAACCGGAACACAGAAGCAGAAAAAATCTGTGCTGTGA
- a CDS encoding HpsJ family protein, with the protein MTATDQRPTPPAALVLQFVGIILVLTFFLDFVIRLIALPVSTEEMQYNLLNELIDRGVMPLIGLALVYMGFWLKRSVIPFKSSGGPWKDSNFWTFVFASLLGLLFLIVIPFHYAKTGELFTKGMEQFDQRVAQDELRVQQGQRQLEQEKQQWQAISKDSSQIDALLQSPQIPPQQKAALQQLKQDPAALEKAAQNTLVQIEENLKQVKTQQGELEKRKAEQIEQAKGERFMSRTRSALRSVLLAAGFAVIGWTGLRDSR; encoded by the coding sequence ATGACTGCCACCGATCAACGTCCGACGCCACCTGCCGCACTGGTTCTTCAGTTTGTCGGTATCATCTTAGTCCTGACCTTTTTCTTGGACTTTGTGATTCGTCTGATTGCGCTGCCTGTCTCTACTGAAGAGATGCAGTACAACTTGCTGAATGAATTGATTGATCGTGGCGTTATGCCTCTCATCGGACTAGCGCTTGTCTACATGGGGTTTTGGCTTAAACGATCGGTGATTCCCTTCAAGAGTAGTGGTGGGCCTTGGAAAGATTCCAATTTTTGGACCTTTGTGTTTGCAAGTCTGTTGGGTTTGCTGTTCTTAATCGTGATTCCCTTCCACTATGCGAAAACGGGTGAATTGTTTACCAAAGGAATGGAGCAGTTCGATCAACGAGTCGCCCAGGATGAATTGAGGGTTCAGCAGGGACAGCGGCAGCTCGAACAGGAAAAACAGCAGTGGCAAGCGATTTCAAAAGATTCTAGTCAAATTGATGCCCTGTTACAAAGTCCTCAGATTCCACCGCAGCAAAAAGCTGCCCTCCAGCAGCTTAAGCAAGATCCGGCAGCCTTAGAGAAAGCGGCTCAGAACACTTTGGTGCAAATTGAAGAGAATCTGAAGCAAGTGAAAACACAGCAGGGTGAACTAGAAAAGCGAAAGGCAGAACAGATTGAGCAAGCGAAAGGTGAGCGATTTATGTCCCGAACTCGCTCTGCTCTGCGGAGTGTTTTGTTAGCTGCTGGGTTCGCAGTCATCGGCTGGACCGGTCTGCGAGACTCTCGTTGA